One window of Papio anubis isolate 15944 chromosome 10, Panubis1.0, whole genome shotgun sequence genomic DNA carries:
- the WIPF1 gene encoding WAS/WASL-interacting protein family member 1 isoform X1, with protein sequence MPVPPPPAPPPPPTFALANTEKPTLNKTEQAGRNALLSDISKGKKLKKTVTNDRSAPILDKPKGAGAGSGGGGFGGGGGFGGGGGGGGGGSFGGGGPPGLGGLFQAGMPKLRSTANRDNDSGGSRPPMLPPGGRSTSAKPFSPPSGPGRFPVPSPGHRSGPPEPQRNRMPPPRPDLGSKPDSIPPPVPSTPRPIQSSLHNRGSPPVPGGPRQPGPGPTPPPFPGNRGAALGGGSIRQSPLSSSSPFSNRPPLPPTPSRALDDKPPPPPPPVGNRPSIHREAVPPPPPQNNKPPVPSTPRPSSSSQAPPPPPPPSRPGPPPLPPSSSGNDETPRLPQRNLSLTSSTPPLPSPGRSGPLPPPPSERPPPPVRDPPGRSGPLPPPPPISRNGSTSRALPATPQLPSRSGVDSPRSGPRPPLPPDRPSAGAPPPPPPSTSIRNGFQDSPCEDEWESRFYFHPVSDLPPPEPYVQTTKSYPSKLARNESRKKFKELENIGNFPWTNARRKQNTTA encoded by the exons ATGCCCGTCCCTCCCCCTCCAGCACCCCCGCCGCCCCCGACGTTTGCACTG GCCAATACAGAGAAGCCTACCTTGAATAAGACAGAGCAGGCTGGGAGAAATGCTCTCCTTTCTGATATCAGCAAAGGGAAGAAACTAAAGAAGACAGTCACCAATGACAGAAGTGCACCAATATTGGACA AACCTAAAGGAGCTGGTGctggaagtggtggtggtggctttGGTGGAGGCGGCGGATTTGGCGGAGGAGGTGGTGGCGGAGGCGGTGGAAGTTTTGGAGGGGGCGGACCTCCAGGTCTGGGAGGACtgttccaggctggaatgccgaaGCTGAGATCCACGGCCAACAGGGATAATG aTTCTGGAGGAAGCCGACCACCCATGTTGCCACCGGGAGGAAGATCCACATCTGCCAAACCCTTTTCACCCCCAAGTGGCCCAGGGAGGTTTCCTGTGCCTTCTCCAGGCCACAGAAGTGGTCCCCCAGAGCCTCAGAGGAACCGAATGCCGCCCCCAAGGCCCGACCTGGGCTCAAAGCCTGATAGCATCCCCCCTCCAGTACCTAGTACTCCAAGACCCATTCAATCAAGTCTGCACAACCGGGGGTCCCCACCAGTGCCCGGAGGCCCGAGGCAGCCCGGCCCCGGGCCCACTCCTCCCCCTTTCCCTGGAAACCGAGGCGCTGCTTTGGGAGGAGGCTCAATACGTCAGTCTCCCTTGAGCTCCTCCTCGCCCTTCTCCAACCGGCCTCCCCTGCCGCCTACGCCCAGCAGGGCCTTGGATGACAAACCCCCTCCGCCACCTCCTCCAGTAGGCAACAGGCCCTCCATCCACAGGGAAGCggttccccctcctcctcctcagaacAACAAGCCTCCAGTGCCTTCCACTCCGcggccttcctcctcctcacaggCCCCACCTCCGCcgccacctcccagcaggcccggGCCGCCTCCCCTGCCTCCAAGTTCCAGCGGCAATGACGAAACCCCAAGACTCCCACAGCGGAATCTGTCCCTCACTTCGTCCACGCCCCCCTTACCTTCGCCAGGACGTTCAGGTCCTCTTCCTCCCCCGCCCAGCGAGAGACCCCCACCTCCAGTGAGGGACCCGCCAGGCCGATCAG GccccctcccaccacctcctCCAATAAGCAGAAACGGCAGCACGTCTCGGGCCCTGCCTGCCACCCCTCAGTTGCCGTCCAGGAGTGGAGTAGACAGTCCAAGGAGTGGACCCAGGCCTCCCCTTCCTCCTGACAGGCCCAGTGCTGGGGcacctcccccacctccaccatCAACATCTATTAGAAATGGCTTCCAAGACTCTCCATGTGAAG ATGAGTGGGAAAGCAGATTCTACTTCCATCCAGTTTCCGATTTGCCACCTCCAGAGCCATATGTACAAACGACCAAAAGTTATCCCAGCAAATTGGCAAGAAACGAAAGCCGGA aaaaatttaaagagttagaaaatataggaaattttCCATGGacaaatgctagaagaaaacagaatactactgcttaa
- the WIPF1 gene encoding WAS/WASL-interacting protein family member 1 isoform X2, giving the protein MPVPPPPAPPPPPTFALANTEKPTLNKTEQAGRNALLSDISKGKKLKKTVTNDRSAPILDKPKGAGAGSGGGGFGGGGGFGGGGGGGGGGSFGGGGPPGLGGLFQAGMPKLRSTANRDNDSGGSRPPMLPPGGRSTSAKPFSPPSGPGRFPVPSPGHRSGPPEPQRNRMPPPRPDLGSKPDSIPPPVPSTPRPIQSSLHNRGSPPVPGGPRQPGPGPTPPPFPGNRGAALGGGSIRQSPLSSSSPFSNRPPLPPTPSRALDDKPPPPPPPVGNRPSIHREAVPPPPPQNNKPPVPSTPRPSSSSQAPPPPPPPSRPGPPPLPPSSSGNDETPRLPQRNLSLTSSTPPLPSPGRSGPLPPPPSERPPPPVRDPPGRSGPLPPPPPISRNGSTSRALPATPQLPSRSGVDSPRSGPRPPLPPDRPSAGAPPPPPPSTSIRNGFQDSPCEDEWESRFYFHPVSDLPPPEPYVQTTKSYPSKLARNESRSGSNRRERGAPPLPPIPR; this is encoded by the exons ATGCCCGTCCCTCCCCCTCCAGCACCCCCGCCGCCCCCGACGTTTGCACTG GCCAATACAGAGAAGCCTACCTTGAATAAGACAGAGCAGGCTGGGAGAAATGCTCTCCTTTCTGATATCAGCAAAGGGAAGAAACTAAAGAAGACAGTCACCAATGACAGAAGTGCACCAATATTGGACA AACCTAAAGGAGCTGGTGctggaagtggtggtggtggctttGGTGGAGGCGGCGGATTTGGCGGAGGAGGTGGTGGCGGAGGCGGTGGAAGTTTTGGAGGGGGCGGACCTCCAGGTCTGGGAGGACtgttccaggctggaatgccgaaGCTGAGATCCACGGCCAACAGGGATAATG aTTCTGGAGGAAGCCGACCACCCATGTTGCCACCGGGAGGAAGATCCACATCTGCCAAACCCTTTTCACCCCCAAGTGGCCCAGGGAGGTTTCCTGTGCCTTCTCCAGGCCACAGAAGTGGTCCCCCAGAGCCTCAGAGGAACCGAATGCCGCCCCCAAGGCCCGACCTGGGCTCAAAGCCTGATAGCATCCCCCCTCCAGTACCTAGTACTCCAAGACCCATTCAATCAAGTCTGCACAACCGGGGGTCCCCACCAGTGCCCGGAGGCCCGAGGCAGCCCGGCCCCGGGCCCACTCCTCCCCCTTTCCCTGGAAACCGAGGCGCTGCTTTGGGAGGAGGCTCAATACGTCAGTCTCCCTTGAGCTCCTCCTCGCCCTTCTCCAACCGGCCTCCCCTGCCGCCTACGCCCAGCAGGGCCTTGGATGACAAACCCCCTCCGCCACCTCCTCCAGTAGGCAACAGGCCCTCCATCCACAGGGAAGCggttccccctcctcctcctcagaacAACAAGCCTCCAGTGCCTTCCACTCCGcggccttcctcctcctcacaggCCCCACCTCCGCcgccacctcccagcaggcccggGCCGCCTCCCCTGCCTCCAAGTTCCAGCGGCAATGACGAAACCCCAAGACTCCCACAGCGGAATCTGTCCCTCACTTCGTCCACGCCCCCCTTACCTTCGCCAGGACGTTCAGGTCCTCTTCCTCCCCCGCCCAGCGAGAGACCCCCACCTCCAGTGAGGGACCCGCCAGGCCGATCAG GccccctcccaccacctcctCCAATAAGCAGAAACGGCAGCACGTCTCGGGCCCTGCCTGCCACCCCTCAGTTGCCGTCCAGGAGTGGAGTAGACAGTCCAAGGAGTGGACCCAGGCCTCCCCTTCCTCCTGACAGGCCCAGTGCTGGGGcacctcccccacctccaccatCAACATCTATTAGAAATGGCTTCCAAGACTCTCCATGTGAAG ATGAGTGGGAAAGCAGATTCTACTTCCATCCAGTTTCCGATTTGCCACCTCCAGAGCCATATGTACAAACGACCAAAAGTTATCCCAGCAAATTGGCAAGAAACGAAAGCCGGA GTGGATCCAACCGAAGAGAAAGGGGTGCCCCACCACTCCCTCCCATCCCGAGGTGA